aataatgagataaaataatttgaatgaaaaaataataaaaaacaaggagtgagaaagtaaggagagaaaatttgtagaaataaaaattgatgcaagaaaaaatgagagagaagtaagtagagagaaagtgatgagagaggaatgaccagagagaaaaaatgatgatatattaagtgatgagaaagaaaatgatgatatagtaagtgatgaaagagaaaatgatgacataataagtgatgcaagagaaaataaggagataacaaatgatgaaagagaaaataaaaagataGAAAGTAGGAAGAGAGAAAAAGTGAAGAGAGAAAAGATAAGGACAgcgaaagtgatgagagagaaactaataagagagaaaatgatatgacaataaataatgttaaatgaTAATGGTTAAAAAaagtgatgtgagaaaaaaaaatagacaaaaaaaattttagaagaatagaaaataattttttgttgttctcaaaattttctgtttttgataactttgtttttaaaaattgttttctgaaaacaacgtCAAACACCtccaacttgttttcaaaaacaatttttagcttttaaaaacaaaaaacagttttttagttaaaGAGTCAAACACCCTCTTATTTTCTATTgttctcaatttttttctttttttttttacttaaatcacttttttaattattattatctcacattATTTATTCTCATATCACTTTCTctatcctcattttctctctcatcactttctatctccttattttctttcttattattctctctcatcactttctctttcTTTATCTTTTCTCTCAACACTTTCTCTTTGGCAATTTTTTCTTTTCTCACTTTCTATattttcattttctctctcatcattttttatttacttattttctcTTTCATCTCTTATTATCTCATCATTTTCTCGCTCATCACTAACGATCTCCTCATTTTTTTcatatcactttctctctcatcacttctctctcttcactttctttctcattttttcttgcatcagtttctctcttctcaatttctctTTCATAAAATTTTCTCTCATTTCTCattccttatttttcatcacttttctttctcatttctttggctcattatttattacaaacttttaaacgatttttctctttgtaaaatatattattattttttattcgagattttaaaaaaataaaactaaaaaattgtttttagaaaacattaatcaaacacctattgtgtaacgccccacatcactatgactacttcctggaatgacgactggtccTGCAAAttaacacaagtctttccagcgtgttttgtcctcactcgcacgtttCTTAGAAAAACTTCctaagaggtcacccatcatgagactactctaggtcaagcacgcttaactttgaagttctcaagttatgggctaccgaaaagaaaatgcatcttgttggcataggtagtacccatcaatctatttaagatatcttcaactgtgtagtcacatacctacacagtcttagaatcattacacttgactttccccaggcgatgtgggattgttacccggtctttcccttgcagatcacgggattctgactgtcatatcttgttttttgaaaactacaaaaaaaaagttttttattctcattttttaaaacaaaaaataatgtcAAACATGTCCTTAATTCGAGACTTTAATTTGGTGGAGATCTAAGTTTCTCTCTCGAGTTGGTTGATCATGGATTTTAATTCGATGTGTAGTTCAATCGATTCTTGTCTAATGTATGTCCTCCCTTATGCTCCCATTTCGGTGTGTAATTCTCTCGACGAGGCTATACATAGATTTTAGTGAGTGGTATTTTCGGACCGACAAACTTGTCTCTTTCTTCTTGGGACTCCTTTTGTGAGCCTAGATCTTGTAGTGGCTTAGGTGAaaagtagaaaaaaaaatcaccaaTCCATGAAGTAAGGTAAGTAAAAATGACAATCaagcagttttttttttttcttcttcttttagatTCAAATTTGCTGTCAAAAATGGTGTCTTAATATAGTGTCATATTGCAAGTTAACACTTGTAATGCTCATTTAATGCATATTTGacttttataacaaaataaacacaattaatataaagataaaaatataattaacaataacattaaccctttattttttttagtagaATAATGTTAACTTTTTTTGGCAGTTGACACATTCATATTCTTTTTttatattacaaaaataaaattatgtatAGAAATATTTTCAGagatattttttttcattctctaaaaaattagttttaatatgataattttctattaattacgTTTGTcattatttgtttttaatttaaaaataatatatatttttttagccaTTGGCTCTTGTAAAATTTATGGGAAAACGGTCAATAACAAAATCAGAGATAGTTTAATTTAAATATCTATATTTTGTTATTAATTCTTTTGAaatatttttagaatttttttgaaGAAACTGTTATGTTATTTTAAACGATAGTTCATGAATgaataattatttatttccattttaGTTTATAATGAAACGTGATTAAACcttttaatttataataattcAAACTTTAGATCTAATGTAAAatcatgttaatttttttttgtaagagatgaagaaaaatatttatatataattatgatttttgtaagagaaaaaaaattgttGAGTTTAGGTCTGCGACGAAAGTACCTACCGTCCATATATTTCGGTGTAGTTTAGTGGAGTTGTTTGTTTCGTCATTAAGTCCGCCTACATGGTGTGGAATTTTCTTATAACTTGGGTACTTTCACCGCAAACATATCTTAAATTGAATACTTTCACTGCAAACATATTTTAAATTGGGTACTTTCGCCGCTAATATCCCTTTAATTTTGTATTGTTTCCTACATTTTACATACGAACTTTATGATGAGAATTGACAGTAGTACTAAACTGTACCAAAATATGGACAGAATGTACTTTCGTCGccaaaaaaataacttgggtacttaagTACTACAAACGTAATAACTTGAGTACTTTCACCGAAAATAATCctctaaaatataacataaaaagttaattttgaaaattttcaaaaaataatttaaggaaaaataaaaacagagatacattagtttatatatatctcttctatataaaaagtgtgtagataacggaaattcttggtttaacGGAATTATTATAAAACTCTGTTAAGTTTGACGGCTTTTAAGAATCTGACGTTAATTTTAAGAGACttactttaaataattaaaaaaatttaagtaaCATAAGGATAACATCAGATATATGATGGTATTCTTCTATATAAACTTTTTAAGTACATGTGTAAATTTTTGAGCTGTTGAAAAAATCTATTAACGTCATTAGAAAAAATCCcacaattgatatttttatttcaatttttaaacTTCTATTTAAAATAGAATTGAAAAAATCTATTAACGTCATTAGAAAAAATCCcacaattgatatttttatttcaatttttaaacTTCTATTTAAAACAGAATTATTATAAAACTCTGTTAAGTTTGACGGCTTTTAAGAGAATCTGACAACGTAAGGAATATGATGGTATTCTTCTATATAATCTTTTTAAGTACACGTGCATATTTCTGGACTGttgaaaaaaaatttgttaaCGTCATTAGAAAAAATCCcacaattgatatttttatttcaatttttaaacttttatttaaaataataaaaatatttataggccttgatttttttattttatttattttttaatttaagaaAAACGTCAATTAACATTACTGAGTGTATAATCTGTTTCATctagatatttttaattttttttttttaaatatctttaATTTAACAGTACTCCTATATAAGAGTCAACTTATCAAATATAATTTATCTCTCTCGAAACTCTATCAATTGTGAGTACATTGACTACATTGTTAGGCTACCTTATCAAATATAATTTCTCTCTCTCCAAACTCTATCAATTGTGAGTACATTGACTACATTGTTAGGCTGGAGTTGAAAAGAGTACACGGTAAATATTTTTGTCACACAAAATCACATCTCAAATTCTTTATAATCATCCATTATTGATTTACTATACAATTTTCACATAAATAATTACATCTCAATTtactattcaattttttcttaaataattGCATCTCAAATTCTTTATAATTATAAGTCATTGATTCAGTAACTATTTTTTTCACAAACCAGGTGGTGGTCAATCTTCACAGCAAAATCCCAAGGTAAGTTGACACATAAAAATAATGCAAATTCAAATTGTTTAAACAAATTACTGTATTCACTTATCAATTACTCTATATCATAGATCATTGATTTactaaccattttttttttctaaaattaggTGGTCATTCTAAGCAAAGTTACAAGGTAAATCGACAGTAAAAAAATAATGTAAATTAAAAATGTTACTCAATTCAATAATTAATTACTTTATGcatcttattcaaaataaaattttatctcAAATGAGGCAGTGAAATGCCATCTTATACAAATTCAATTATAAATTACCATATTCATCTTACAAAAATTTGGTTTTTTTCTCTAATCAGGTAGTTATTCACAAATCAGTGCAGTCAGTTCATATAAGATAAGGTTCAATAAATCACAAGGTATCTTCTTATACAAATTCAGTTATAAtatattatgctatgtgagtaaaaatattttaaatgtatatatactagatacaactAACGTACaatatgcacatttgcttagttttatttataatattaaaaaatttatttatttttatttaagtttatgtttgttctaatttttaaatttgagAGTGATatcaagagattatatattatatgtttaatgtaatattaaatattatacgtggattttaaatttaaattttttgttagtttttaaaaaaaaaaataatttgttactaattgacagtatattatataatatgtataatatgatattattctaataagtgagtttaagtttaattaaattttatttaagttatcaaatgtatgattttattatttttaaataattatcattgtaaaatatcttattttaatttgtttaattatttattattctaaaaaatttaactttattattataataattttactTTCAGGATTACACTCATCTCTATTCACCTTCAATACTTTGAGTACTACCAGATtagtattaaaatattaattatttattattacataaataagtggAAGTTGTTTGGAATATGaaaatttagttaattagtatatttgatttatttaatctATACTATGATATGATAcatttgttatttttttcctATAGAAATATATCTTGCAGTTGAAACATATACTACATGCATAGACATAATGGGAAATGGTAAGATTTCATTAATaatagtttaaaaaaattagaaacctaaaaataatttatgaactttatatttgaaattttttcctttttGAAGATCATGACAAACCACCTACAAGAAGAATTTCATATAAAGATTTTccagaagaaaaaaatgaagaaattcGTAGAAAACAAAGAGAGAGATATGCTAAACAGAAAGCATTAAAAACCAATTCAATTCGTATAAATGATACTGAATCATCAAATAACGATGATTTGGACACATTTGATAGTGATCGTACGACAGTATTGATTACTCAACATTCAAATATTGGCGTTCAATATACGAACAATATTGAGCATGTTAGTCCTCTTCAAAGAGTATCAAAGAGACAATGAAATTCTCATACTCATACCGACATCAATGAAGAGGGATCGTCTCGTGGAGTCTTAATCTATCCCAATCTTGATGGAAACGGGCTAATTCATTCAGAGCCAAATTCATCTATAAATGTATTTATCGAACAAGTTTTCCTAAAATTATTTTTCTCGGTTGTCTAATTCAACCATCCTTCTATTTGTTTTTTTCTTaacatttcaatttttttttatgaataggaCCCATATGTTGTTCGACATGATCTAATCTATGAAACAAACATACCAATACCTTGTAGGGGTAaggaattaatataaaattagttagtttttcaaaattattcatcAAAACAATATGGACAAtttcattttgttttctaattAGTCATTCTCATCAAAATAGGTCAATCGCATACGCGTTCTACTGGATTTAGACAATTGCTTAAAGTAGTGCCATCTGAACCATATTCACTCCCATTAGTGCCTAGTTGTCGACATTGTAAAGCAAAGAGATTCTGCCATGAAACAACTGGGTTTTGTTGTGCTGATGGAAAAATTTCTCTGGCCACAAATAATGTACCAAATGAGCTTTATGCGCTGTTTACATCCAACTGTAGTGAATCTCAACATTTCCGAACATACATTCGAACTTATAACAATAAGTTTGCGTTTACATCGTTCGGTGTTAATTTTGATAAAGAGCTATGTCGAAGAAATAGAGGAGTATATACTTTCAGAACCCAAGGACAAATATATCACTATATCAACGACTTGCTCCCTTCCAATAGTCATCCTTCTTATCTCCAATTGTATTTCTACGACACGGAGCATGAATTACAAAATCGAATTAATGATTCAGACATAATGGAGCCATCAATTGTAACCCAGCTCATCAGTATTCTTCACATCAATccttattctattttttttcgtTCACTTGGGGATCTCCCTGATTTGGAAAAACAAATCATTCATATAAAAACAGATGCTGGGCTTGATCAACGTGTATTCAATGCCCCTACATCCTCATAAGTTGCAGCGATATGGGTCGAAAATGATGACGGAGATCAACCAAGAGGACGTAATATTCTTGTGTATAACCATTATGGTGGAAGTCATAAAGTTCAGTATTACTTTGGGTGTTATGATCCACTACAATATCCGATATTATTTCCTTTCAGTGATATTGGTTGGCATCAAGGGATTCAAAGGCTTAGAGGAAGCAGATCAAAGTACAATGAAACAAACCCATCAATAAATCCTCAAGAATCAGCCACTGCAGACGAACTACTTGCAACAGAAGAGAGAGGTTAGACCATAGTattaaatatttacaaaaatacatttaGTATATATACATTCATGTTAGTAACATTTCTTTCACATTCAACTTTTGTAGGATTAAACCAACAAAGAAAGTGCCCAATAGTTTCATGTCGCGAATATTATTGCTACAAGTTGCAAATAAGAGAAAATGTCAGATCAATTTTGCTGCTTTCTGGTCAATTATTGCAGCAATTTGTAGTCGATATGTATGTGAAGATCGAGACCTCAAGACTAGATTATTTTAGAGGCAAGCAACAACATATTCGATCAGAGTTATATCAAGGTATTGTTGATACAATTACGCTTGGGGAAACAAATCCTTCTAATGTTGGGAAACGAATTATACTCCCATCTTCTTTTATTGGAGGTCCAAGAGACATGAGAAAAAGATATATGGAAGCAATGGCTTTAGTTCAACGTTACGGCAAACCTGACATTTTCTTAACAATGACATGCAATCCAAATTGGCCAGAAATTACAAATGAACTAAGTCCACATGAGGAGAGTCAAAAGCGACCTGATTTGGTTGCTCGAGTGTTTCGTGCAAAATTGGAAGAATTAAAGGACCAGTTATTCAAAAGGCAAATATTTGGAAAAGTGTCAGCATATGTCTATGTTATTGAGCACCAAAAAAGGGGTCTTCCGCATGCCCAC
This genomic interval from Humulus lupulus chromosome 8, drHumLupu1.1, whole genome shotgun sequence contains the following:
- the LOC133795047 gene encoding uncharacterized protein LOC133795047 yields the protein MGNDHDKPPTRRISYKDFPEEKNEEIRRKQRERYAKQKALKTNSIRINDTESSNNDDLDTFDSDRTTVLITQHSNIGVQYTNNIEHDPYVVRHDLIYETNIPIPCRGQSHTRSTGFRQLLKVVPSEPYSLPLVPSCRHCKAKRFCHETTGFCCADGKISLATNNVPNELYALFTSNCSESQHFRTYIRTYNNKFAFTSFGVNFDKELCRRNRGVYTFRTQGQIYHYINDLLPSNSHPSYLQLYFYDTEHELQNRINDSDIMEPSIVTQLISILHINPYSIFFRSLGDLPDLEKQIIHIKTDAGLDQRYYFGCYDPLQYPILFPFSDIGWHQGIQRLRGSRSKYNETNPSINPQESATADELLATEERGLNQQRKCPIVSCREYYCYKLQIRENVRSILLLSGQLLQQFVVDMYVKIETSRLDYFRGKQQHIRSELYQGIVDTITLGETNPSNVGKRIILPSSFIGGPRDMRKRYMEAMALVQRYGKPDIFLTMTCNPNWPEITNELSPHEESQKRPDLVARVFRAKLEELKDQLFKRQIFGKVSAYVYVIEHQKRGLPHAHFLIILQNEWKLHAPESFDEIISAEIPDKNTNIHLHNAVVKHMMHGPCGVLNPSNVCMKGNRGCKSNYPKNDASATTIGSDCFPIYRRSNNGMTVKVRGQYLDNRWVVPYNPYLLAIFDSHINVEICSTIKAVKYLYKYIYKGHDRVAFNLVSETNNQQVDEIQQFQSA